In Arachis hypogaea cultivar Tifrunner chromosome 2, arahy.Tifrunner.gnm2.J5K5, whole genome shotgun sequence, a genomic segment contains:
- the LOC112727287 gene encoding uncharacterized protein, whose translation MWPARDFMWNKLTGTIPKEIGNIATLKLLLLNGNNLSGSLPDELGNLTKLNRFQVDENQLSGPIPVSFANMTNVKHLHMNNNSFSGQLPPELSKLSNLIHLLVDNNNLSGYLPPEYSMLQGLRILQLDNNNFSGNGIPSTYANLSRLVKLSLRNCNLQGTVPDFSPIANLSYLDLSWNHLTGHLPTNKLSDNI comes from the exons GGATTTCATGTGGAATAAGCTGACAGGCACAATACCAAAGGAGATTGGGAATATTGCAACACTAAAACTCTT GCTTCTGAATGGAAATAATTTATCCGGTAGCTTACCGGATGAGCTGGGCAACCTTACAAAATTAAACAGATTCCAAGTCGACGAAAACCAATTGTCGGGTCCAATCCCAGTGTCATTTGCCAACATGACCAATGTTAAACACCT CCACATGAACAACAACTCATTTAGTGGTCAACTTCCACCCGAACTTTCGAAGCTGTCTAATCTTATCCACCT GCTGGTGGACAACAACAACTTATCTGGTTATCTTCCACCAGAATACTCCATGCTCCAAGGGTTGCGAATACT CCAACTTGATAACAATAATTTCAGTGGGAATGGAATTCCTTCTACCTATGCAAACTTATCCAGGCTTGTAAAACT GAGTCTGAGAAACTGCAATCTACAAGGAACTGTTCCTGATTTCAGCCCAATAGCAAATCTTAGCTATTT AGATCTTAGCTGGAATCATCTTACAGGACACTTGCCAACAAATAAACTTTCAGACAATATATAg